tctttttttagtttattcttATTCTTATGCGATTACTGTCATCCTGCCTATTTTGCATAAGTCCACAGCGCATACCGCTGCGCCAAAGAATTCGTTAAAATTATCCATAGGTCGTTATGACCGCATAACGCTCACATAACTGGACCCGCtataaacattttcttttaggtTTTTGTGATAATACCTCAAGGGCATCAGCCTTTTTGTGACCTACTAAACCTTATCCTTAGGTTTGGCCATATGCCCAGCAATTCTACAGCTGTTACTATTGCCGGCATGCCCCGAATCGCCTCGCTATTTGCTAATTACGCGGCAGTGGGAGGAAGAAGCACGACGAGCACTCCGGAGGTTACGTGCCAGCAATCAAGTACTTATTAAACTTATTCGTTCTGCATACCATTGTAATTGCTACGTTAATtacatattgatatttttaatacaattatttatattactagtAATTTACGTAACCTTTTAGTTTCGTTTACCAACTTTCATGATGTAAATCaaagttcttaaaaatacacattataagtagataatgtttaggtttaataattatatttacgtattttatattaaatttcacaCATTTTGTTATAGTATTTTCATTAAGGGCTGTGTTGTGCTTAATTAAGAGATACAACAAATAAATTCAACTCATTTCTACAAGGTTGAAGAAGATATAGAAGAGATGCGAGCCGAAGAGCGAGCGCAACAAGCGGAAGCCTCGATATCCATGTGGGAACTCCTTTGTTCACCAACACTTCGAGCTCCGCTGCTTATCGGTGTCGTAATGCAACTGTCCCAGCAACTCAGCGGAATCAATGCAGTGAGTTCTGATTAGATAAATGACTTTTTCTATTTAGTTACGACGATGTCAACGCGGCTACACGCCAAATACCAAAGAAGAGTGGATTCTAGTACGCCTCCCCTTAAAACGAGtccataaataaatttcatcgaCCCATTCGCGTCGATCGATTTGGGTTCGATTCATTGGGTCTGTAGGTTTAGGCACTATTTCATCATCCAGGCCATCCATGTGCGGTTTGAcaggcttcacacgcctttgagaatattgtggAGAACTGCAAGTTTCCTCAAGATTTTACTTCACAATTAAATTAAGAtacatttaattgcttagaacgcacattacTCAGAAGAGTTAGTGATGAGTGTCGAGGATCGAACTCAGGCCACCCTGGCTGAAGTCTATCCCACTATCTCATCATTGTCTTCATAATCTCGTTTTAACAGTAACCGGGACGGAGATCTTAATGTGCTTAATCAACATGGTAACAAAGACCACGAGGGCGTAGGCGCGTATGTAATAAAAaaccatataatttttttattgtattataggTGTTCTACTATTCCACATCCCTTTTTACATCGTCGGGTTTGACTGATGAATCTGCGAAGTTTGCAACAATGGGTATTGGCGCCATCATGGTGGGCATGACTCTGGTGTCGCTACCTCTAATGGACCGTACTGGACGTCGCACTCTACATCTTTATGGCCTCGGCGGAATGTTTATCTTCTCGATTTTCATCACGATCTCTTTTCTAATAAAGGTGTGTcttataaatcaatattttatagGTATGTTAAAGAACTCGGTCGGATTACATAAATGGATAAAGTGAAACGTATTTTtccaaaaacataaatataattgggCCATTTTTCCAAGATAAACGGTGACTCACAAAAGTTTAGctctagtttaatataaatcaagacataataataaacttatcaatgattaattttattttatacattattagCGAACCAAAAAAAATGGTTCTGCTGTTTAAATTGATGAAATATTATTCCCATTTCTATTAACTTACATGTAAGTACTGTCGCGacaagttaaaatttaattaccgTTTTTAGAGTTCTCAAATCACGTCGTTTATTTATGTGAAGGCAACGAAACGAGCCAAAGCCGTGATACTTTTagtttacttaaataaacttgGAATATTACACAGTCAAAATATTATCAGCTTTAATGTGAAGTAAAATAGAGGAATAACCAATAAAGCCTTAACCAATAAACCTTTTTGGTCATTTCTCATTTTGTAACTACTTCTTCCGATGTTGACATTTGGTTACCATCTATCTTCAATTATGCAACTGTTGGTATTAGTAGTAAGTGCGTATCTCTACACCCGTACCCTTAAACTTTATCTTACCTCTCAAACTGTCTCATTACTGGCATCATAACTGCCAGTTTGACGCATGATGATTGAAGAGATGCGAGACGAAGATGATCAcgtctaaaatatattattttataacctttTTGAAGTTAACTGTGTTTGTGTATGAATTCTGTTTGTATACCTAATGCTAACAAACTTTAGAGTATTGTCAAATGCTtatagaataaattatattttcaatacatttgctCCCAAATTGCTATCATCGTGCTTCATGTGGCACGACGCACTGCTGGACACATACCTTTTCTCTCACAGTAGAGAGTAAGTAAGTTCATTGACCCACCACTTTATTCCCAAACGGGTTGATGGGTTATATAAACTATTAGGAGCGACGGCTCATGTAACGCATATTTCCTGACTCCATAGAACAAATTTTCTTACCAGAACAATTCAGGTTACTGGCCCAACCTGGGAGTTGATCACATTATAAGTAATTCATACCAGCCAACAACATGCTCAATAAGGCAggaagtttttaaatttaaattcctaTCACCCTCGTTAGTTAACAGTATATATACATAAGCGCAGTACCTGTAAACTGTGGGGCAATATCTTTATGGCATAGTCAGCTTACAAAGATTCTGCAGTAATATTTTGATCACAACCTATACCTACTTGCTTTGACTTTGCGTTAATATATTCTCTTCTAGCTTCCAGCGCCCAGTTTCGGGTAGCGTTTACttacaaatgtattgaaaaacaTAGTTTGTGATACAAGTGTgcattgataataattttattcgtgtttttaatattgaaagCCTCACCGAAATCTTTCTTTCTACTTTATGTCCCAATTATGCGCGCATGTATGATAAACAACTCATAATTTCAGTTCACTACGCCAAAGTATGTAGAAATAGCACAAATACTGCTTTAGCACGCTTTATCGTACGCTGTAACCTTTACGACTATTTTCTTGTTTGGACCCACTCAATCATtagtgcttatttatttttgatgccAATTTCGTAGAATTTCATATTAATCCCTTTAGTCTCGTCCAGTTTTCGATAAAAATTCAGTTATTCAGTCACATATTggtattaaaaatcattttactaaaatatttttttaatttcttcaccgttaatatcactttcatagTTTTAGTCTCACGTTATCACATCATATTATTCCATTAACAACATCATATTTTATTTGCCTTTGCTTCAAGCTAGACGTCCCCCCCCCCAAACTTTCGCCTTTCCTGTCTCCGAACCCGGGCTCTTAGTAGGAAAGCGATCAAATTAAAAGGaataaattctcaaatataAATGTTAGGAACATCACTCACAGCACCCACACACGATCTTTATTCACTAAGTACACGAGAGAAGTCATTTGAACGCGATAGATTCACGAGGAGCTCTTGCGCACGCGTTATATGAATCGAGAATTTCCACTTAACACTGCTCAAAAGCAGAAAGCACATTATCACTAACGCATATGCAGTACAGCCAAGAGATTCGAGGAAGTTACTTCACTCTGCTATTACAGCACTATGTAGATAAAAGCTATGGTGCATTATAACAATAACTATTGCTCTTATTGGTTCACgccgtaaaaataataaacaataatgacAGACGAACGCTAACGGACAAGTGTGTGATGgcatttatgtttgtaatttatttccaaaCCGGTCGGTCACGGGGAAGAACATAATTGCTATCCCCTGATAGGAGTTCTTCGGCTATGTGCAGGAAATGATCGACTGGATGAGTTACTTGTCGGTGGTGTCGACGCTGAGCTTCGTGGTGTTCTTCGCGGTGGGACCCGGCTCCATCCCATGGTTGATTACCGCGGAACTCTTTTCGCAAGGCCCGCGACCCAGTGCCATGGCTATCGCTGTGCTGGTTAATTGGATGGCCAACTTCGTTGTCGGCATCGGCTTTCCTAGTATGAAGGTGatttacacttttataatactttatttatttatttagtactaaatatgccctgcggcttctGCGCTAAAACTGGATGCAGTGTACTGTTACATAGTCTAcgaccttcctcaataaatcagacaCCTAACGTAAAGATTTTCAATCGTACTGATAGTGCCAATTATAAAATCCTAGGCTATTAAGTAAGGACATAAAAGATAGCGCTGTAACTTCTCTCAAAACATTTAAACAAAAGTTTGAGGTGTGGGCTCATAAATATATCTGTTCTCACTATTTTgtaatcacccactatttgatACCTTCGAtcaacattgccaatcgcaaatgaccgTCCCGGGAAGCCACTCCTGTATCaccttaattaaaatatcattaattCCCTAAAACAAATGACTGCAAATAAAGTGAGGCTTAATATCTCTACATATTAGTCGATCACGCTGGGTAAGCAACATTGACCCAAGTAAGTACATGGATGGGACCGACTTTGCAATTTTGAAAGAGAACTAAATCTATTTTTGGcttcttcaatttatatataataaaaaaatctaaaatcttcaATGCTCAGAATTCccgttacaattttattataattcagacccgttacagttttgtataagtacctatagatttatatatttatcacaCAACAACTGATTTGGCTGAATAAACTAAAGGAATTCTTCCAGAAGCCCTCGAACTACTAACTActtcacaaaatataaattaatagctAGGTAGTATAGATACTCATTTGTTGATTTTATCTTCGTTTTTCCCCAACGACAACGTttccaaaaaaagttttttgtagGCCTCTTTGACCAGGGCTCGTTCGTGCTAAGTTGTGGTAGGCCAACtcgaatatataatttttgatttttaataggGGTTCAAAAAGTATCTACAAAAAGCCTATACATAATGGGAGTTTTGACGTTCATTAATAAGATTTAAATGtaggtataaaaatacaatttattttcaagtctgtaaaaacctttaattttttattttcaggctCTATTGGAAAACTATACATTCCTGCCTTTTAGCGTATTCCTTGCAGTTTTTTGGATATTTACGTATAAAAAAGTTcctgaaacaaaaaacaagaCCTTTGAAGAGATTTTGGCACTGTTCCGCAACTCTAATGGGAGGTAAGAAGAGcttataaagatattataagttactaattttttatttatatttgggaTTTTAAGCACTTTTTGTCGTCTTGCATATTATACCACATGTAAAAGAACATGTTCCACCGACCGTTTTAAGCACATTTCACTATAAATTCGTCATTGTCATGCATCTGGCACGCCGAGAGCACTAAATAATTGGTATCtgaccaatttttatttagtaatctACCTAAGTTGATGAAAATAAGACCTTTAggttttcctttttaaaaacatctgtgtttgaaattataaactgatttattaattttataaaccgataaaaaaaaataaaccggccaagtgcgaaaTCGCTATTTGGTTTAATAATTAGGTAATTTGCATCTGCATCAAAAACAGTCTAGACCCGCATAactaaatttgatttaaaaaaacttatatctaaaaaaatattgtaacaattattctacttttcttaaattttaatgtaaacctttgtaaattttatttatttcagattttatcgtattttatgttttctttcgtactttaaaaacaatgaatGGCATAAGAAGAATTAATTTACCGATTCCAAATCATATATGAGCAAACACAAATTCAAagttttgcaattaaaataagtcGATTGtaatatttcctttttcaataaAGTTTGGCATGTATTATTGAGATTTTGAAGTGCTAGTCTTTAGTAATTACTGAAATAAGAAGATGTGACAGCGGACGGACGAACTCGGCAAATTCGTTTTTATCTTAccacttttaaataatactcaCCTGTTGAaagttatcaaaattattattttttgtaaggtcatttaaatataaaattatatttcctaCCCatgttacttattatatacttaccatatttattctaatattatgGTATTTCTTAATGTACTTACAAGATAATccctactagtattataaatgtcaatgtaagtttgtttgttatgctttcacgcaaaaactacttaaccgatcttcatgaaactttgtacacatattcttggaagtattagaagtaacatagaatactttttatcccgaaattaagggGATCAGCTCGCTCAGATCCTTTaggagagaggatgaaagtgtttgacgattttacaccacatcTCCGAAAAATgacaaccgatttaaataattatttatgtactatagatatacattataaatgttggaaatgttcttcgttaacctatatatgaatcaactaacaatgcttttcgattcttcctgtaacgattactattctttgtaagtgatagtAGGAGCTCATGActcatactttttaaaaactacaccagtttttttttataagaacaaCAAACTTGAatgaatgtcacatcaaaaaacaaacgcagacgaagtcgcgggcaatagctagttaggaatatgtacctatgtaacataataatatatacatttgtTTGCGACTCGTGTTTGCCGAgtctgcgtgtgtgtgtgtgtgtgtgtgtgtgtttgtgtgtgtgtgtgtgagtgagtgtGTAAGTGttgttgtgtgtatgtttgggtgtgtgtgtgtgtgtgtatttgtgtgtgcgtgcatACGTGCGTTTCGATCTATCTGTGGCATACAATTTTCCgtacggatgaaccgatttttatttgttttttttttttattaattgtgatATAATTATTCGCAACTACAATAAATGAAAGGGCTTCAATAGTAGAAAAAAGTACGCTATATTAAAAATCTGGGGTTTTTTAGAAGGTTCTTTAGAGTTGTAATACTCTATAATTGCACAGACATTTCGTCCAATTTTCTGGGGACTCACTGTTGATTAGCGCAGGGCCCCACTGTGTGTGCGCCACAGCGCGTGATGATTGGTGGGTACCTATGTGTCCAGGGACAGTTTCCGCGACAGCCGGCTCTATGGAAGCATGATGAATTGCGTGAACGCCCTGGAACAGCAGCTGCCGCCGCCGCCACCGCCCGCCCCCGTTGACGAGAAACACGATTCACGTAAGCCTCACAAATTAAAGGGTGTTTGATTAAACAAAACTTATATGTAGTAATTTCTGTAAAGTGGAgacataataaaacttttgataactatattaGAATTAGAGGAGAATACGAATGCGAGAATgttttgcttcaacggtggaggaaaacattgtgagaaaacctggatgcctgagagttctccgtaatgttctcaaagatttgAGGAGTCCACCCTCCGGGGCCTTCCGGGTAATGTTGTCGCATATGCAGTGCATTAGCGATACACTTTAGTCTTGTATTGAGAACTTAGTGCCGCGAAGATACCTCCTCGTATCTTATGTCGTTTTCTGGTAGGAATAGGAATAATAAAGATGTGTCCCAAAGCTTTAAAATGctgatattataatttgcataggAAGATCCCTTATCGGCTGATTATCGGCAGTCATTGTGGAAGCATTCGCCGTAGAGTGGCTGTCCCCGATACATTCCGGCTGATTTCTCGTTCTCCCTCAAAGATAATGAATTGGCAAGTACTAACAGACTTTTAAGTGTTTGTGCTCAACCTAGACCCTGAttctttttaacataaattagaaTTAGAAATTTACAGAATTTGGACGTTACAAATTATGGTTCGACCCAATGACAAGGAGAATCAGTGCCCTGCTAATCACctttatttataagattatGCTTCTCCACTAAtcttttgaattatatatttgaatgttttgtATTCATAGTCAAATACCCTGTAAGCATTTGGCCTCTTATATTACGCTGTTTTCATTGTGCCTACCTActaataggtacttacttatcaCAGCTACGAAAGAAATTCGCGGTGTTATATCACCATTTAGCACCTTCGATCACTTGCGTTACCTACTTCACGATTTTCCATTCGACCTTCATTTGTgtgtttcatttcattaaagatttttattcataatttcatTGTTATTAACTGAGGAGGTATATCGTCGTCTTATCGGAAGCGGATATTTCGATgagtttttttactttaaaagatTCATCCAAGAAGAAAGATTCAACAATTCATGTGATAATCTTGGGAAATATTGAATGAAACCCcggtaaaatttaattttagcagATTTGTTTGACCAATATTATATGAAAGGCTCAATGTACTTTCCTAAAGACATCTGCGTTAATACTTAAGTATCTACTACTTTTTTACTATTGTACTATACTGACCAACAAATTTAGTATAATATTCCCTCCACggtcatttattttttcattttccacGGCCGCCGCAGGTTGCTTTTATATTTTGCTCTTAAACTCCTTCGTCGTGTGTAAACAAGTATTACTTACACCcctatacttaagtttaattaatatctgAAAAGAAAGCTTGACTTTTTATCTAAAATCTCGCATGATCCTCATTTTACCAAAGCCATCAAGAAAATtcgtatatctatatattacagTTTATGTAGCtacttgtatataaaaaaacataataataagcGCTGAAAATGGGTGCATCTAACATCCTACAGGTCCTGCATTAGATAGCGTCGGCTTAAAAACTCACAGCGAAAAAAAAACTGCACTCATAATGAGGACGTTGGCAGTAGTACAAATCGCACTGCCCTCACACATGCGATGCATTATGACATACAGCGAGTCCCTGATTTGTTACATCGATCACACGTGGCCTCAAGCCTCGTGGGCTCAGTCCAAGCATCCTACAGCAACGTCATCAAAGTCTAAGTCGAGCTCACTACTTGAGGGCACCTTATAGTCGATGTTCCTCCCGTCACGATTGATGTTTCCTCAAGCCGGTGCCTCAAGGTTCAAGCGAAGCAACGCCTTTCGGGGTTATAAGTTAAGCAAAGGGAATCCAACCTGCGACCAATCCCTCTTGCGCGAACGCGGTCTTCTCgtgattggtcgcacgctgGACACAAACTTAACTTCCAAGATAAATAGAACATCATACAAAGTACAACTACGATAAAGGGGTACAATGTATCTGCGACGGTCGAACAAATCTGAACaacacaatctttttttttgagtaggttctatataaatacaatattaatatattccAACTCTTATTAATATATTCTACATTGTTTATCACGGTTTACGGATCGATGGTTTCCAATAACAATCAGCTAAGGTCAACAGTTTTAATCATGAAAAAAAAGTCAATTGTATGACCTTCCGCAAAACGGTTCCTTCCGTAACGCTCGATGTTTGCTGCTGCAGTGTCGGAGCAGTCGTCGGCTGCCGGCGACGCGGGTCGGCCGCCGCCGCCGCTGCCACCCCCACGCTTCCCGGTCAGCGGCACCGTCTGACAATGGGAGCCCGCTGCGCGTGCGCCACTAGTCGCGCCCATCAAGGCCGCCGCCAACTTCTTGTTTCATGGACTCAAGCGTCAAGCCGCGGGCCGCGCCTCTATCACTACCACACAACAAATGTTCTAAATTGATGTGATTAGGTTAATAAAACGAAATAGTCTGTAAGTCACGGCGTAAATTAAAATAGTTCTTTAGTCATTTTATGACGTAATTTATGAAATGCATACATAGGTACCGTATTAAGTGCCATCGGTTTTCTTGTACCCATTTTAATTAGGTCTTCATAAAGGAGACTGCAGTAAAGCCGCCGTCGTGCCGGCATAAACCGGCAGCCGTGAGCCATCCTAGTAGTCACTATGCGAATAATAATTTCATGTTATCCTACTTATGTCATCGGTTTTACATCGTTGCAAATCCAGCAGCGATAGGCCGCGGGCTTTGATTCGGAGTCTCctaaaaattttactaaaaataataattatcgaaaAAGTTGAAGATTTGAGGTGAGTTTCAATAGGGCAGTTATTGGAAGTCTTTGGTAAACAAGTTCTAGATtcatatacctatatacctatTAAGTTGAGcgataagtaggtaggtacgagTGACTACTTACGATATGAATTCAATACAATGTAAAGATTCGCTATATACGAGAGTGAGGTAGATAACCAGCTCTTTTTCAAAGTAAAGAGAAGACGACTTCGCCCCGGCCAACCTGCGTCTTCAGCGGCCTTTAGTTTGTGTCTTGAATACTATAGCGTAATAGCTTCGAAGACCAGGCCTTCGAAACCGGTAAAATTACCAACCGGTTTCGGTCATAGACCCTGGTACCGATATTATTTTGGCAAATGCTTCGGTTTCGTTCAGTTCACAGGCATTTTTGAAGTGACgcatcacacatttttttttattcggctTACGCAGATTAAttgaacgctgtgaatttattCAGTCCCTAAGACAATTAGCCTGTTATAAAAAGAACCGGTAAATAAAAAACGATTCCCAGGCTTGCGTGTGACCAATCAGAAAACTTGATCGATCGCACGATTCTTATGACTGGTCGCACGCTGGACGCAAACATGAACGCCAATAAGAACGCAGGTTTGAAGCCGTGGTGTGGCTTTACCTTAAGCGTGCCGAACGGAGTAGTGACACCAAcaaatacctaataattatttaaaaatactggtCAATGGtcatttctgaaataaaattttaagaataaagtTAATCTAAAATGGGTACGACGAGAGTACATTATGCTTAGTCAGTGATGTTTGTCACTGAAATGTACAAAATACGATGTACATGCATGATGTGACTGTATTGTATTGttgatttttatacataattatattattttacgaaTGTTTTTATTCTCCTTTTACTCACaactattattgttatatttacatAGATAATGATAAATTCAAGTCATATCTAAAATGACCGAAATATTCattattagaattaattaataataatataataataaatattatacgtaCATATATAGATCTTACCATTGGACAACAGTTATCATTGCAGTTGCGGgaattgattattaatattgtacttacttacctaatttattatttagagcAGGGTTCCTCAAACTTATAGCACCTCGTACCCCAAGACGACTGCGTACCTACCCCTTAATGGAAATAAAATCTAGCTGTAAAAAAATGAGgcttttagtttaataaaaatttgatcactcattaatttaaaagtcttttcaaacaaaaacaaagaagaGACAAGACCACCCATCGAATTAATGGGCAGGTTTGTTTCAGCTCGAAATTTGTGTCAATTTTAGCAAAACTTTTGATCAGCTTCGATCGCAATTTATTAAGTCTATATCTGTACCTACTAACTTCGTATTAATCATAACATAAATCTTGTCACGTACCCGCTATGACCAACTGATGACGTACCCCACTTTGAGAAACCCTGATTTAGagcaaagatatttttttagacAACACCACTCACAACAATAATGATTACAATTTACAAGATAGTACCTAGCTCTTTTTGTTTTACACTTAGAATAGTTAATTTATAGTGATAAGTGATAATAAAGAAGATTCATCATTTAAATTGAAAGCATAGATATATGGTAAGTTATACAATTTGTGATGACTTTTAAGAATGTAAAGCTTTTAAACTTATACGCCCTAGAAGATGAACAAAAGTTTCATCATTTAATAATTAGGGTTTCAGTAGTTACTACAGGGTTGTAGTTAATCTGTCCTTCCGTATGTCTGTTAACTGCTCAATTCAATATTAAGACTAAAAGGTTCCGTAGCCTATCGTAATTGGAGGAGGTAGCACGGCCTAATAAATGTGTGACTAGACGAGCATCAACGTGGACTGGTGACTATTGCTTATATAGAATAGCTTGATAAGCTAAGCCGTAATTACATTGCGAAATTAAATACGAGACCTTAGTTTCACTGTGTAAAAACCAGTGTGTATTAGTTTATATTctcgtgttttattttaaaactagtgtcgagcaaatatttaaaatctaaacGCGGTAAGTATCGCGCAAAACACTGTGTATGCATGCGTTTTCTTTTGATAAAATCTGTAACTACAAAAAGTACCGTGCCCgacttatatttcttttaaaagacAGAGAACACGAATTCGAAACAGGGGTACCCGACTACTCTAATTGTGTGAAGGTGCACTAAGAAAGGATATTGCAAAAATCCAC
The sequence above is a segment of the Pararge aegeria chromosome Z, ilParAegt1.1, whole genome shotgun sequence genome. Coding sequences within it:
- the LOC120636425 gene encoding glucose transporter type 1 isoform X1; the encoded protein is MRQSCHRLLEHQQAGGDEPPLYSPVDQISAVPDHVGREAGGKLTRYAPAEEDEATLRELLLSLQRQVGVMSMNLSAKLDDLQRGDRQLETTVALCEIRSQLQELTKSVESCQSEVSEVKRDMVAIKQELDTVQQVKEEIEELREYVDRLEEHSQRRKLRLLEQGLTFFLSYAILAAVLGMLQFGYNTGVINAPGRNIENFMKDVYKDRYGQDIHEDTVNQLYSIAVSIFAIGGMLGGFSGGMIANRFGRKGGLLLNNILGISGASLMGFTKISHCYEMLFFGRFIIGVNCGLNTSLVPMYISEIAPLNLRGGLGTVNQLAVTVGLLLSQVLGIEQIFGTDEGWPILLGLAICPAILQLLLLPACPESPRYLLITRQWEEEARRALRRLRASNQVEEDIEEMRAEERAQQAEASISMWELLCSPTLRAPLLIGVVMQLSQQLSGINAVFYYSTSLFTSSGLTDESAKFATMGIGAIMVGMTLVSLPLMDRTGRRTLHLYGLGGMFIFSIFITISFLIKEFFGYVQEMIDWMSYLSVVSTLSFVVFFAVGPGSIPWLITAELFSQGPRPSAMAIAVLVNWMANFVVGIGFPSMKALLENYTFLPFSVFLAVFWIFTYKKVPETKNKTFEEILALFRNSNGRDSFRDSRLYGSMMNCVNALEQQLPPPPPPAPVDEKHDSLSEQSSAAGDAGRPPPPLPPPRFPVSGTV